The region GAGGACGCCGAAGAACGATTCTTTCCTGCGTTCACCCATACGACCGGGGTGAATGCCCTCCACCCATATGGAGTTTCCGGCGGGGGTTGGCGGGCCTTCGGTCCCCCCGGATAACCGTAACGTTCAAGATGCCTCCTGCAGTGAGTAGACCACTGGAGCCCGTATCGTGAAGTTTGCAACCCTCACCTCCTGTTTCCGGAGGCTCGAAGTTACGTCGTCCCAGAACGAGATGATCGCTCTCCTTGCGCGGTTGCTCGCCGGGACGCCGCCGGACGAGATCGAGACCGTCTGTTACTTCACGCTCGGGGAGATCGGCCCCGAGTACAGCGGGGTGGCCCTGGGCGTCGGGGACCGGACCGCAGCGGCGGCAATCGCCCTTGCAGCCGGAACCGATCTCGCATCGGTCGAAACTGCGGCCCGCGAACTCGGCGATTACGGCGACGCCGCCGTCAGGCTGGCCGGGCGGCCCCCGGAGGGGATCGCGGAAGCCTTCCCGGCCGCCGGACCGCTCACGGTCACGGACGTCCACCGCGGCTTTGCGGAGATCGCCCGGACATCGGGCCCGGGCTCGGCCGACCGGAAGACGAGGGTCCTTGCCGCCATGCTTGCCGCCGCCACGCCGCCCGAGCGGCGCTACCTGGTCCGGCTTGCCACCGGGGAGATGCGGCTCGGTGTCGGGGACATGACGCTCCTCGACGCGCTGGCTGAGGCGTTCCTGGGAGCAAAGGCCGAGCGCCCGCCCCTTGAACACGCCTACAACATCTCCTCCGACATCGGTTTTGTGGCCCGGACGCTTCTGGAATCGGGCCTTCCCGGAGTCTTAGCGATATCCATCACCCTGCACCGCCCCATACGGCCGATGCTCACCCAGCGGGTCTCCCGGATATCGGAGATCCCTGAGCGGATCGGCTCCCGGGTCATCGCCGTCGAGGAGAAGTACGACGGGGAGCGGGTCCAAGCACACAAGGACGGCGACGACGTCACCCTGTTCTCGCGGCGGCTGACCGACGTCACCCACCAGTATCCCGATATCGTCCGGCACGTCCGGCGGTGCGTCATGGCCGATACGGCGATCCTCGACGGCGAAGCAGTCGCGTTCGACCACGCGACCGGCACCTACCAGCCGTTCCAGACGCTGATGCGGCGGCGACGGAAGCACCGGGTCAGG is a window of Methanoculleus sp. 7T DNA encoding:
- a CDS encoding ATP-dependent DNA ligase, yielding MKFATLTSCFRRLEVTSSQNEMIALLARLLAGTPPDEIETVCYFTLGEIGPEYSGVALGVGDRTAAAAIALAAGTDLASVETAARELGDYGDAAVRLAGRPPEGIAEAFPAAGPLTVTDVHRGFAEIARTSGPGSADRKTRVLAAMLAAATPPERRYLVRLATGEMRLGVGDMTLLDALAEAFLGAKAERPPLEHAYNISSDIGFVARTLLESGLPGVLAISITLHRPIRPMLTQRVSRISEIPERIGSRVIAVEEKYDGERVQAHKDGDDVTLFSRRLTDVTHQYPDIVRHVRRCVMADTAILDGEAVAFDHATGTYQPFQTLMRRRRKHRVREVAGEIPATYRVFDLLYVNGESYLRRSYPDRRARLEEVLGRDERISPAGRTVTEDLDEISEFYLACIERGLEGIVCKSCAEDSFYRAGAREWQWIKWKSDYGTELADTLDLVVVGANAGRGKRAGTYGSVLCAAYNHEEDVFQTVCGIGTGFSDADLADLPRRLAGARVDRQPARVAVTPQAVPDFWFAPAQVVEVLGLEITESPVHTCNWDPERQRGLALRFPRFVRWRDEKRPEQATTAAEVAAMFRRRREG